From the Hevea brasiliensis isolate MT/VB/25A 57/8 chromosome 15, ASM3005281v1, whole genome shotgun sequence genome, one window contains:
- the LOC110644109 gene encoding uncharacterized protein LOC110644109, with product MTSTQSQTASIARCSLEPHNDISLFQDVDHREEDGGVQEQIPEQVHEDFDTAECNTTRQHQSNNNPAQEETQEGISNIQKKRKTRGMNKGKKIAALKDGEKLDVVFYINRVVGENHAEWSRHLGKIVRDPNICPIRVHSWKQIGEDAKDHMWDSVKEKFKNVDIELYRGKTLEHMNHLWNNWRGDLKRHNIKPCGSFPELLKNVPQGMHQEDWEWLVKNHFCTQKFKETSVRSSENRKNLTMLHRTGSKPYKQIIYDLVMLVKFFHAFAF from the exons ATGACATCCACCCAAAGTCAAACTGCATCAATTGCACGTTGTTCGTTAGAGCCACATAATGACATCTCTCTTTTTCAAGATGTTGATCATAGGGAAGAAGATGGTGGAGTACAAGAACAAATACCTGAACAAGTGCATGAAG ATTTTGATACTGCAGAATGTAATACAACAAGGCAACATCAAAGTAATAATAATCCAGCTCAGGAAGAAACACAAGAAG GTATTTCCAATATacaaaagaagagaaaaacaagAGGAATGAACAAGGGTAAAAAGATTGCAGCACTTAAGGATGGAGAAAAACTGGATGTGGTTTTTTATATTAATCGAGTTGTTGGAGAAAATCATGCAGAATGGTCAAGACATTTGGGCAAGATAGTGCGTGACCCAAACATTTGTCCAATAAGAGTGCACTCATGGAAGCAAATTGGAGAAGATGCAAAAGATCATATGTGGGATTCAGTCAAG gaGAAATTTAAAAATGTTGACATTGAGCTATATCGAGGAAAGACTTTAGAGCATATGAATCATTTGTGGAATAATTGGAGAGGGGATTTGAAACGCCACAATATAAAGCCTTGTGGTTCTTTTCCAGAGTTGTTGAAAAATGTTCCTCAAGGGATGCATCAAGAAGATTGGGAGTGGTTAGTTAAGAACCATTTTTGCACCCAAAAATTTAAG GAAACAAGTGTTCGAAGCTCTGAAAATAGGAAAAATTTAACTATGCTTCATCGTACTGGTAGCAAACCTTACAAACAAATTATCTATGATTTAGTAATGTTAGTGAAATTTTTTCATGCTTTTGCATTTTag